Below is a genomic region from Syngnathus typhle isolate RoL2023-S1 ecotype Sweden linkage group LG3, RoL_Styp_1.0, whole genome shotgun sequence.
ctagtagccagttgcagaggtaggtactgaggcccagcttggtgagtttgcagatgagtctaatgtccgagggatataaatcgatgtttacgtttagcattgatgccaataaatcgtagagcattatatcgattaatcgatgtgtatcgatgaatcattacacccctagtaggtagcttgtcgagtttgcagatgagtcgttccggcacaatggtgttgaaggcagaactgaagtccacaaacagcaacctcacgtacgagtcccttctctccaggtgggtgagggccgagtggagggcagagcagatggcatcctcagaggaccgtttggctcggtacgcaaactggaaggggtctatggtggggggtagaatggatctgatgtgctccatgacaagccgctcaaagcacttcatgatgatgggcgtcagtgccgcggggcggtagtcattgaagcaggacggggcaggtttcttcggcacaggtacgatggtggcagccttgaaacacgaagggacgacggcttgctgcagggaaatgttgaagatgtccgtgaagacacccgtcagctccccagcgcagtccatcagcgctcgacccgggatgttgtcagggcccgccgccttacgagtgttgatagcggcaagcgccctcctcacgctatcagcagagaggcacaggggctgctcttgtggaggaggagggggcttCAGCAGGCAAGTGCtattctgagcgtcgaagcgagcaaagaagcgattgagatcgttgagcagacggatgtcgccctcacagctctgcggcgcgggcttgtagtccgtgatggtctgaatgccgtgatggtctgaatgccctgccaatggctccgtgcgtccttgctgtccttgaagtgggcggtaatcctGCAAGAGAACGACCTTTTcgcctccttgatgccccgggacaggtcggccctcgctgccctcaagccagcctcatcccccgctgtgaaggctttgtccctggccctcagcagcccgaggacagcccctgtcagccatggcttccggttagcccgagtgacgatggatttcgagagaatgcacttcctgatgtaagaggaaacagagtcagtatactcctcaatgtctgtccgatcgtcgcaagtggcagccctcctaaacatgtcccagtcagtagagccaaagcagtcacgcagtgcatcagaggcaccctcaggccacacccgtacctgcttgcgaactggcctggacgctctcaccatttgtctgtatgcgggcaaaagcataacagtgatatggtcagaaagtccaagatgggggaggggggcggctttgaaagctcctttatgcgaagagtagaccaggcccgatagcacgctagccgctccagatgtacggcagagtccggaatgttgacagtcaaccaggtctcagtgaacacgagcacacagcagtcccgcactgtccggttcgtagatctcagcaggcgaacgtaatccattttgtggtccagcgatcgaacattggccagaagaatggaaggcacggccgggcgagttGGGTTGgctgccagcctggcccggacgcctccgcgcttgcccctcttcagcctcctcgcacaccgcttccgacgctccctaaccgggggaggaatagcaggtgAGTCCGGCGACGTTTCCGGACCGAGCAGTcagagctcctttaatgtccccgcttcaaagtccagaacgccacaaaactcgctttcgccgatgtcgagcagaacctgcctgtacttgtagcacgactcagtacgacgagacgaacacacaaaactttcggacaaacactcattaaacgaacaaaacacctCACGAGCGGGatagagagaggtcgctgcgtgtgcacgcgccgccatcttgaaaagaATAGTAGTTGatatagtagtgtttcaaaaaacaatattgtttgttAGATTGCGACTCCACCACCTGTTTTGTTGCTTCTGCATCTATGAACTTGTTTATATTAGTCCAGGTGGAAACCCGTTGACTGTACTTTCTTTGATCCACGTTTGAcgttgaaaactttgtccaatGTCTAAAGATAGTCCTTTATTTTTTCAAAGTTGGCATTTAACTCCTGCTGTTGAAGTTTTCTTACCATGTTTATGAAGTTGTTAAATTGATCTTCCAAGTAGTATTCACATTTGTCTCAATTTGCGTATTTCTCCAGCTCATCCATTGCGTTGGTCAACACTGGTTTAGTGTTTTCTGGGAATTATCTATTCAGCATTATGTAAATTTTGCAGCTTGTCATCCaagtgctttttatttttccttactTTTTCAGTTGACGAGCTCACCATGCAATGTTGGCATTTTGTTTGTTGAGCTTTTCGGTGATGTAGATATTGGATCCTCTTAGATTCTTCCCCCGTTTCAGCAGAGCAACTTTGTGCTTAATACTTGTAAATCTCAGTAGTACCACACGATTTTTGCTCACCTTACCTCCAGTTGCCTCTCTCTTGATTACCACAtcattcattttaaattgtTGGTCCATATCTTCTACTCTGATGGTGAGAATTTTTATCAGCTGTTCTTTCTTGGCATTCTCAGCTTTGAGAAATGCAATTTCTTCCATCTTGGTTTCTAATCCAATCAATCGAGTCCCCATTTCCATAATACTCTTCTTAATGTCTCTGATCTCTCCTCCAGAGTGCCTTTGGGACTGTGACTCCAACTTTCTCGAAATTGATTTAACGGTCACTGTTGTATTCTAATCAAACTgttaaaacatattggaactAATTCAGCTTGGCATtgctgtatacaaaataaactTATATAAATTGTTATACAAAATTCcagtttgttattgttgtattcaaataatattcaaacttccagtttatttgttattgctgtATTAAAATCATGTTCAAACTTCCACTTTAGTTGTTATTGCTATATTCAAATCATGTTATACAGGTCaaatttctgttttcttttgtttctctcacttcatgatgatggtaGTATTATAAGTAGTACTGTAGTAATCTAGATTGTGTCTGGCAATAAAACCTTGGTTGTAATCGGGATGGGACTAAATAAGCAGAATTGCTTCACTTCCCTTTTCGACAAGTCATGTAAAACAAAACGTGAAATGAAGTTGCAATAAGCGTGTTGTACTTAgcgaaataaacaaaataaaatcagttttCACGTCCATGGCTCTGCCTCCTTCGCCAGAAACGTCAGCTGTGTTGCATAAACAATCTTCGACTGTTGTAAACAGGAACGTTGGAAGTTACAGCACCATGAGTAGGTAGACGCGTAGTCCCAACTCCCGTCCAATTGATAACGACTTGCACGTCACATGTACATCCTATTTGTAATTCTATTGGTTATAGGAGCTATCACTCGCTCTCAATTGGATGACTTAGCATCGTAAGCTATCAAGAAAGTGTGTCGATTTATGGAGCGATTTCTGTATCAAATGTTATTTAGTTGGTAAAGCATATTTAGTACGATTGGGATGTTTCTGTAATGAATGGTAGATGACATTAAAACATGACACGTACCTGAGTTCAAAGATTCCTGTTAGAGGCTCACAGCTCGGCTTGCACACGAGCACAGCAGTTAAAATTGCCTTGGTTGGAGATTTATTCGGGTGACATTCATTCAGCcacataagaaaaaaatagaccCAAAACTCCGCGATTAAAGCAAACGTTTCTTGGTTCTTGAGGACTCCTCCATTCTGCCGACAACACCATTACCTGATGTTAGGCCCTCCTCCTCTCAGTAACCCCTCCCGCCACCCCTTTTCCTAGATTATTACAACTACTAAAAATAccgtaaattaaaaaatatatatgtaataaacaaaatatatatttttgaaatacACATTATTCAGTTAAAACCTATTTGAACAACGATACAATAATCAAATTTAAGATAAACATCACTAAACATCACGTGACAAGAGGACCCAATGGATTTTGGTCTGTTGGTAACCCCGGTCGAAACAAAAGTTCAAATTCCGCGTTGTCATTCAGACACGGTGAAAAGCGTCGGTTAACCTAAAATAAAGCTGCTAAGGTAAGCACTTTGGTTGGTAACGTTATCATATGTGCTATTTTATGTTAGAAACTATAGCTGCAGAAAATGACAAAACGCTATTTATTGACGTTGTACAAGGCGAGAATGCTGCCCACTGGGGATGTGCAAGGCTGTCTTCGTAAATTGGAAACTCTCTTACGAATCGTAAAGTACCCTGGACATGTCGACTACAATGGGTAAGATgggaaagtattttttttcacattgaaGGTTTGGCGTTTTTAcagcataatatatatatatatatgtgtgtgtgtattagcaccgatccgactttttcagtttcgataccgataccgatgccgtgtctttgcgtatcggtcgatacccgataccgatccgatattatggttgacttaagctacataactctacatgtggaacagaaaagaccaaaggcaatggcatcaggcagactacacagttctttgctctaaattaggggtgtccaaactaacggtccagtttttattggcccgcagcaaattctgaaaacataattgaatatggcccgcacaagaagcttgagctcagcttctcagtttccacactagatggagcccgccacacaaagcgtttgacgtcccattaacacccccccggaagagaagcgaacacgcagcgtttgacatccgattagcctccccccccccccccccccaattcgggagagaagcgaacgcgcagcctttgacgtcccattagcaacccgaagagaagcgaacgcgcagggtttgacgtccgcttagcaacccggggaagagaagcgaacgttcgctccatgtttgcgtttgtttagaaaactctcatggcatgcggcacacgtgctgctgacgtatgacgtagcccgcgtcccaatagattaaggaaagtatcggctcacagatcggctgcattttccgatacccgatccatctattttgttgatatcgggaccgatatccgatccagatatcggatcggtgcatctctagtgtgtatatataatcatcatcggcatcacagtctcgaaagaccatagatttcttgtgtctggaggttaggtgttctttgcacagcgtctgctgtggctggtgagcctctccagtgcgcaagaagcctgggcaagttttatggaagccttgagtttcccaggcatcagggcttccctctcggccttcctgttgacatccaaaggaacggtgaaccgatacatttggcatcaggttggctgcaggagttgccagaacaatgctttttttaaagcatgagtCTGCCTAACGGAGTCCGAGCCGGGTTTCCTGTCGGGGTTTGCTCCGTTAGCCTTTTAGTTCCAGACGATACCCACAAGGCAGCGGGGGTGCTATTTCCTCCATAGCTGGGACAGTGGTTAGCGGGCACCAGGACATCCACACGCCGGTGGGCCTGTACGTCACGCCTAGGGGCCCACTGTTGCTTCCCCGATCGATCCCCTGCAATTTGGCCTGGAGCCGTGaggcacccagttaccatgtgtggccacgaggaggcatgcagaagtcttgacgGTGGAGAGGCTATGTACCGCCTGAgaagacttacgcactcggctcctcttttcgcccccggaaacAGGGGGCTAGCCGGCTAGCTGAAAGGAGAAGGtagcaagcaggaagaagcatGCAACATGCACTAACTAGGAGCACTACTATCCCAACACCACTGCACTTCGCATCACCacgccacacacacatatatatatatatatatatatacatattattattatttttatttattagcggtgtaaatcgcgggttttgtcacgatacgatatcatatcgatacaaagaactacgatacgatatttgccgatatcttaaagcctgctgcgattcattcacgatatatcacgatatagtgctctacgatctatattttttttaaataaaaaatatagaacaatatcctgatttataacaattcatacgcaaaatcaacaaggtactgcaaactctttatttaggaaattacaagagtattgtagtatacaaagtgcttattttaacactgaacgttgatgttgtgttttttctttaaatgtgcggcgagatttgtggtccctgaatatttgatcaccgcatggcaggatttacaaactgcacgtgtcttgtccgttgagccatcttttctttggaatccaaagtgcttccaaacgaatgacttgaagcctaaaggggagcaaatttcctcgtcactttggacactagccatagcaccagcccaggagccgcgtactagttgtcaactcccctttcacgtgcctgctctgctcacaacgcaacacgccgcgcactgcgcccggaaagaggaagcaagcaacaatgaactggatttcaaaataaagtcgcgtctaatgtccgaggtcaaacacggcgatataaatcgatgtttatgtttagcatcaatgccaataaatcgtagagcattatatcgactaatcgatgtgtatcgatgaatcgttacacccctaatatatatattttttaaattgtgttttttcttgatGTGGCCGAATCTCTTCGACATAAAGACATTACATTAATCATTACCGACTTTGATTGCACGGCAACCGGGTTGAAGCAGTCTCTAATACATTGATTTCCATGTTTTCATGTTATCTTCTGTCTGTATACGGTGCAAATATGTGCCGccaaaaacaaaatttgaatAAGTTATGTTTTAATTTGAATCGATCAACTTGAATTATTGCATTGAAAAACTAATTTGAATTTCGGCAGTTGAATATGTGTTAGTTGTAAAAAACGTATTAAAACAACGGGAAACACAAAAgactaaatatttatttaaagtgCTACACTATTTACAATCCATTCATTGGTATTTATGTCACCACCAAGGAAACAGCAGTAGTTCCTCAATGACTAATGTTGATTGTTTGATTAGTATCACTTGATCAAGTCTCTTCTAACATTTCATtccaataaatgaataaaaacaagtgTCATTCCTGCTGATATCATATCAGAATGATGTCTGCATTGGACAGTACTCTAGGCTTCAATATTGGTATCGTATCAGAAGTGGAAAAGATTAGAATTTGACTTTTGAGATTCGCACAATACATGTTCTCAAACTTACATTACAGTAAagctcattattttatttttaaacaatttcagttttttttattcagttcaTTTAGGTTGCTATCTACATTTGCGCATAAAGACTACTTTGCTCGTTTACCTTTCATAATTTTATAAAGCAGCAATACTGGATTCAGGTacagatgatttgatacaggtgATCTGAAATGTTACTTCAAAATAAAGTACGACAATATAAGCACTCATAAGGTGTGATATAATTCTTTATAGAATAACTGAATTATCGTATTggccgaatataagacggccctgattataagacgaccccctctttttggGTGGGTGTTGggtctcggcaacacaccaaacatagtaagtcatcgagacaacagaatacatttgctggcgaccgttagtcgccgtgccgctgggtaacggctactcgtacgatgcgaggcaaacttaaaggagcatgccgaagctatcaatcaaacggcgcacacatggAACAAACCGTGatcagacaaacggcacaacagtagaccatagtaacaatgaaatgaatgtaccgtattttacggactaaaagtcgctcggaGTACAAGTTGcgtcagccataaaatgcacaataaagagaaaaaaaacacatctaagtcgcaccggagtttaagttgcaatttgggggaaatttatttgacaaaatccaacaccaagaacagacatgaaccagcaataacaggctaaacgatacggtatgctaacgtgacataaacacaaatgaggaactgagaatgggcctgacataccgtttttttccgtgtatagtgcgcgaaatttacctaatttattgtcctaaaatctggggtgcgtattatacatgggtacaaagaaaaaaaattttaatttttttttttttttaatttttttttttttaatttttttttttttttttttttaaagaaagtcatggtacaacaaaaccaacaacaagactgaccgacaaagtcgtggaacaaaaagacagggtgacattaccaaagacaggaacagaatgacagtaacacatgcaatgatccaacggtgagcgaggggcagacaggacttaaatacaaaacacgttacatcgattgaggtgacacaggaagagaggggcgacgcgaacagaaactatggcaacctaaacacatagcaaaactggggacgagacatgacaaatctcccccgaaataaaactcacctttcttcttgtttgttgtcaatcgcgcatcgcattcagccatcctggccaacacacttagtcagtaaaatacataattgacgacacatcgtttgatgcgatggtgcaatccttgagggtgtgttattgtcaaatattgtttggttttaatctccatcgcggaccggacgtcatacggaggccgccattacagatgcgcagaacggatgcgcaagacacgtcagctatattaagagcgagagttgttttcttcctattagtttcaattcacagtttaattagcagtttcaatcggcaaataacaaaatgcgtattacaggtaaaattttatttcacaacactttgccttgttcctttggtctctgctgttcatcctaaaacacaaaggcgctctttaagcaatgcgacagtgagagcccggcgcgctgcggttgcgcgaccgcaccaaattaagctccctgcgcagtgcgcactggggtccacttaaattttagaaagtacatcaggactttaaaaatatcttctaaatttcagcgacggctctgtcacaataatgctaccagcgcggtgcagttgggcggtcggcggcgtgctacggttgagagttctctctcgcgctctctctcgctctctctcgctctcgcacacacgcacacgcgcacacacgcaaaccggatatcatacggaggccgccattacagatgcgcagaacggatgcgcaagacacgtcagctatataaagagtgagagttcagttctctacctaaatccgtattacaggtaatattttatttcacaacactttgccttgttcctttcgtctctgctgttcacttcaaacacgctccatgcaaccgcaatgctctcgtaacagacgcttgctcgatcacctgctcgtttgctgtcccgtgcgcgcacggagcgcggtggtgcgtttacgggcagtcggagaaatcaccgccaacaaaaaaaattacatccagcctagttaagaccataccaaagactataaaaatgggatccattgcctccctgcgtgtgtgacgataattgggacttaaaaaaaaaaaaaaaaaaaaaatttttttttttttaaaaattcataaaaattgggtgcgtattatacatgggtacaagcttttttccagcatcagcatgccatttttaggggtgcgtactatacatgggggcgcactatacacggaaaaaaacggtaacagttattcaaataactataacataaataacacctttgtcaaactatctgtgtcactccaaatcattaaatccatcgatcgaattcttcttcctttctgtaaacaacgccACGTGTGCGGCGCGGTgcggcgctgacgtcggactcgtcgtcagttgcagttcaaattattccacaggccaatataacgatatataaactatatatcaaataactataatagaaacaattttatcaaaccatctgtgtcactccaaatcaatgaatctatcgatcgaattcttcgtcctttatgtaaacaacgttGCGTGTGCAGCGTGCTGCTGACGTCGGActtgtcgtcagttgcagttcaaattattccactggcccatataacgatatataaactatatatcaaacaactataatataaacaacaattttatcaaaccatctatgtcacttcaaatcattaaatccatcgatcgaattcgtcgtcctttatgtaaacaacggtGCTCGTGCGGCgcggcgctgacgtcggactcgtcgccAGTtgtagttcaaattattccacagccccaTATagcaatatataaactatatatcaaataacaataatataaataataattatatcgaaccatccgtgtcactccaaatcattaaatccatcggaatcttggtcttgtgtcacttaaaaaaaaaaaaaaaaaaagaaaaaaaaaacacacagctgtTGACTCCGGACCTACGTGCGCCATTGACGTCAGACtagctatataaaaaaaaaatgtaatacaaacaacaattttatcgaaccattcgtgtcactccaaatcattaaatccatcggaataTCCAtcctcaataaaaataaaaaaactgaaaaaaaacccagctgTTGACTCCAGACCTTCGTgcgcggctccaattattccacagatctacgtatgtaactatattgtagcgttaccaaagtaccaggcaagacgtgggtttggtaaccggctctttatttcacaaaacaagagctaaacatatgtgtgtgtgtgctccaagcaagcgccctggatcgcAGCAAGTAAATTAATTTGATTCGTCAGTTTATTTTGTGCCGAGCCGTGCTGAATGGCCCTCCCCACCAGTCCAAATTGCTGAGACAAAGTCCATTGTGTAATTCATACATGTCCTTCCAGATGTTGTCAGTGAAATGCAATTCTGATGCAAAATCACCAAAATACATAGAGCGGCTCTCAAATGTTACATTAATTAATGCATGTTTAACCTTAAAATATGATTGTATTCTGAATATTGTTAGTTCCTTTTGTTTGTGATGTATGTCATTTCTTCCTGGTGGTTCTATTTAATAATTTCAAATCCATTTCACATCAGGCTTTCCAAAGGAGACCCCTCAGCCTTTCTGCCAATATTGAGCTTCTGTCTCACCACATTCTCTCCACCTTTTGCTGAACAACTAATGGCAGCTGGACTGGAGATGGCAAGCAAAAGTGACCTGAGATTCACTGACACACTCTATAAGGTAACCCTCTCTGGCACAGAAAGTTTGGCAGCTTATGTATTTATACTTCTTTAGTTGGTCACACCAGCCACATCATTTGGTCACACTCctttttgcgtgcgtgcgtacctACCACCTCTTCATCTCTGGAGGTAGATTGGGCTCAAACGTTTtgtatttgaaaaaacaaatctcGTACTTGAAAAAATTATAAACTttgaaactgaaaataaatgtgttgggcttgaatcttgaaaaataaaacaatttattcaaaataaaaataatatgaaatgtttttttttgagttGAAAGTAGTTTTGCTCCGCTATGGTAATATTTCTGATCAATAATTTTTaaattgtcttctttttttttttttttcagttttcacttccttttattttttgagattctagctctttttcttcttttagttgcatgttttatattttcacGCTTTGTGCTTTCTCTAATTAATTAATCAGCattctactaggggtgtaacgatacatcgatacacatcgattaatcgatattatgctctacgatttattggcatcgatgctaaaggtaaacatcgatttatatcgccgtgtttgacctcggacattagacgcgactttattttgaaatccagttcattgttgcttgcttcctcttccgggagcagggagcagtgcgcggcgttgttgtgttgtgagcagagcagacacgtgaaaggggagtcgacaactagtacgcggctcctgggctgctgctatggctagtgtccaaaaagacgaggaaatttgctccgctttaggcttcaagtcattcgtttagaagcactttggattccaaaaaaaaagatggctcaacggacaagacacgtgcagtttgtaaatcctgccatgcggtgatcaaatattcagggagcacaaatctcgccgcacatttaaagaaaaaacacgacatcaaagttaagtgttaaagtaagcaatttgtatactacaatactcttgtaatttcctaaataaagagtttgcagtaccttgttgattttgcgtatgaattgttataaatcaggatattgttctatattttttattaaaaaaataaatatcgatcgtagagcactatatcgcgatatatcgtgattgaatcgcagcaggctttaagatatcggcaaatatcgtatcgaagttctttatatcgatattatatcgtatcgtgacaaaacccgcgatttacacccctacattCTACCTCTCCTTTGCATTCATCATTTCCACGTCAGTGGTTGCTTTTAACCTGAATCGCACCTGATGCAATAAAATTCTGTAATATATTAAATTCATATTTATCtgtcaaagttttaaaatggattcCCTTCCTGGCGCAACTTTCTACAATGATTTTGTCTTAGAACTGGCCTACTTTTTGAACAGGCttgtgcaacaaaaaaaactgaaaaaaatatgATGTGGCTGATATTTTAACTATGCAAACGTGAATGCCCTGTTCCCAATTTTGATTTTCTACAAGTCACGTCTTTTCAGCTTGACAATTTCTTTGTCAAGGTTCTGCGAGATATCTTTCACTATAAGCCAGTAGTTTCCAAGCAGCAGTTCCTTCAGAAGGGCTTTGTGCAAAGAAAAATGTCTACCCTTTGTGACATCATTGATTTGGTCCTGAAGAGACACAGGGATCTTAATAAGGTACAGTGAACATTCAAATTCATCTGAATGTTGTTGACAAATTGCATTGTTTGCTGAGTGTTGCGTATTAATGCTTGTAACATTTCCAGGGAATGCTTAAAATGTACAATGCTGTAGATGAGTCAAATATATTTAGAAAACAGAGAATTAAATGTGTCAATAGGATCAGGTATCATATGTTTTTTTGTTAATATTGTGATGCCAAACCAGTATTTTTAAAACAGTACCTATGCCTGATCCAACAACTTAAAACAAAAGACAGACATTGACTTTCAGAGGTTTTTAT
It encodes:
- the LOC133151107 gene encoding centrosomal protein of 44 kDa-like — its product is MTKRYLLTLYKARMLPTGDVQGCLRKLETLLRIVKYPGHVDYNGLSKGDPSAFLPILSFCLTTFSPPFAEQLMAAGLEMASKSDLRFTDTLYKVLRDIFHYKPVVSKQQFLQKGFVQRKMSTLCDIIDLVLKRHRDLNKPRLRNPVTHKETRGADHAKLNMPDTSSDIERKISVMEGQVESLLCSLQRLSTLEARLEELASRTNTEKGMSRSKV